The Pantoea nemavictus genome includes a region encoding these proteins:
- a CDS encoding regulatory protein RecX translates to MRILTQRDHSREELKRKLQLSAQRAAYLQQQENTPIPDELLEKVLDWCQESGWLNDERFTERFIQSRARKGYGPQRVRMELQQKGIGRDEINQALFDTDINWSLCAADLAKRKFGEPLPQTWAEKSKVQRFLMSKGFMMEDIQAVFRNSDD, encoded by the coding sequence ATGCGTATCCTTACGCAGCGCGATCACAGTCGCGAAGAGCTGAAACGTAAATTGCAGCTCTCTGCACAGCGTGCAGCCTATTTGCAGCAGCAGGAAAACACGCCCATTCCCGATGAGCTGCTGGAAAAAGTGCTCGACTGGTGTCAGGAGAGCGGTTGGCTCAACGATGAACGCTTTACCGAACGCTTTATTCAAAGCCGTGCCCGGAAGGGATATGGCCCACAGCGCGTGCGTATGGAGTTGCAGCAAAAAGGCATTGGCCGCGATGAGATAAATCAGGCGCTGTTCGATACCGACATTAACTGGAGCCTATGCGCCGCCGATCTTGCCAAACGCAAATTTGGCGAGCCCTTACCGCAAACCTGGGCCGAGAAAAGTAAGGTACAGCGTTTTTTAATGTCGAAAGGCTTTATGATGGAAGATATTCAGGCTGTTTTCAGAAATAGTGACGACTGA